aaatactgggaatacgaatatggtctattccgCGCGAATATTGCTCGGAAGGGAATAGCAAAGGAACCGAGTGGCGTGTTTTTCATAATGTAACACTTTGGTCATATTGAGCAACGACGTCatgattcccgccttttgtttgttttaattagtacccagtttttattttaaagcctaCTTTTCAATCTCCACCATCTATATGTATTGTCCATATAACAAAAGAGAAAGTTACACCACCGTTAGCTAGAGGATATGAATTTTGTCTTCTTGCCACTCAAACATGATAAAATTCATGTCTTCTCGCCCCCGTATAATAGACTGTATATATATCAACTGGAAACAAATAACTTTGATAACGTTTATGAAGCTTGagttttttttgcatgtttgttttttttttttcactgagtGTTCGTTTCTCCCAAATTTTGGGACATATTCTCTGCGGGCCATGGCAAGTCACCAAGTATAATCGTAGTCAATTGATGAAGGGTCAGAAGTCATTGCCTTTTAATCAGAAGCTATATAAAGATTTCTAGCCTCTTATAAATAACTATTGAATGGTTTACATGCAAGACAACCCAACTACAAATCCGAGCGGCAAAGCGGCAAAGATGAAGATAAAAGAGAGAGTGTAGAGACGAATGCCAATCACAGCTTCTGATCATGAATttgacaggaagattgtccttAATAATGGGAAGTTTTGAATATTCCTAACATCCAAATTCGGGACTTGAAATCAAGGATTTCGTAATTTTACTACCATCAAACAATTTCGCGGTGAGAGTTTGCAGTCTTTAGTGATCTAGCGTCGCCTGCCATGCCAGCAGTGTGGCCTGGGTAATTCGATTCCTAGACTCGACgtcgcttatttccctttcttaaacggtcgttgccatttctcagaacggtcgttgccatttgaaacgatCGATGCCATTTTTAGCTCTTAATTACACttattaggtctaagaactcaaaaggttgcgtttactgggagttgtgtctcgctggtcatatgagatAGGgttttagggtgagggctaaaaACCCGAGTTccgtcttgaaattttcggactctttttttcctccagtttttcttttataaatgatattattttttccttttttgtcttaatttttgttaatattttttattagtttGTTTcaatcttttaattttctttgaagtgaagtgtgtagtcgaccgttataaatggcatcgaccgtttcaaatggcaacgaccgttacgagaaatggcaacgaaagggaaatttgcctcgacgtcatatgtgggttgtgtTCACCTGCATCACACTCATTTTGAAACTATCCCTATTGTTTGTATTCACCTTTATCAACACATTTTAGTTTCGCGCCAAGTGTCGCTTTGGGCTTTAGCAAAAGTTCGTATTTATATTAGGATACGTAATTAGTTGCCGGATAAGTTGTTGCTCGTATTGGTTGTTAGTGCTAATATTCGTtctaataaattaaaattaataagaaGGACAATGCTCTTTTTTATAGGTAACACTACTTTCTAAATTTCTTTCAGTTCATTTTTCCGAGAACTTAGTTAAAACACCCCTATAacaacattatctaaagcaagGCGTATAATAGCCTTCTCGCACTGAGGCGATAGACAAGATGTTTAGGCGAGCGTAAAGGCTCGCTTTACGCAAATAAGATAAATTTCTCGTGAAATATTCACTCGTACGTATTCCGTACCCCTGGTCTACGTATTCTACTGCAACCCCTTATCATTCGCTGCGTTGCCGGATAGGACAGGGCATTTGTCATTTTCGCAGTGTCACATGGTAACAAAagtattaatacatgtaatgacaatagtaataataacaaatttaaTAACTGAGGGTGAGAATCTCAAACGTTAACTGGGGCCTTGCCACGttgaccgagcgatagcgaCCGCGCGTCATATCGGCCGGAAACACTAGCCGCGATGAAATgcatgtaataataatgattaataACGATGATGATAAACTTTAATTacgtgtcaactgtatttagggCTGCGGAACTTATTGAGGACACTGTAGAAATCAAGTCTTCTTAAATCAGCGTATACGTAGGTTCGTGTGTCTTGGAGCCGGGATACAGAACAAACAAACTGAAATAAGAATATTTATGCAACGAGGAAAGTAATAAAAATAGTCTTTTTATGCAATGCTTCAACTAATTGAAGTGTTTTGATATCCTAATCTTGTGAGGTTTACCGTCTTATCAAACGTAAAATACTACCCAAGTAGCCAAGAGTAGTAAAGTATATTTTCATGATAGGGTAATCCTATTGCTGGCTTTTACTTAGTATTCTACTCCACCAGAATTTCACAACCTGCACTATCATAGCGTAGGTTGGTgtttggggagaggggaaaagGGAAATAGAAAGAAACAGAAATACTTATGCAACGCTTCAATCAGACGTACTTTCTCAAATATTAAACTTGTGTCAACTGATTCACGTGTTGTGATATCGTGATCGCGTCATGTTAACGGGCGTATCAAACAAAGGATGCTATATCCAAGTAGCCAAGAATAGTAAATTATTTTCATGATGACATGATAGTACCGTATCacaaatttgttttcatttgtacGTCATATTAAACACTGACCCGGAGAACTGGAAAAAATCGCTTGACCGGCCAGGGATACTTGGCCAGCGATATGTGCACCTCAGATTAATGCGATATACGATACGCCACTCTTCTTCCTCCCAAATGCACCATCCATTTgtaatctatttttaaaaacctGCTTTGAGGTAGGACTCCCCAAGAAATCGTCACAAAGCATGTTATTGATTTGAGTAAGGTCTGAACGTTTTTGCTTAGTCAACAAGCTGTTTATTTTTAGGCTCAAGGCATTGACTTTgttgtcaatttaaattttaagtgTTTCCTGTTTATGGCGTCGTCATGTGTTTGAAGCCTGTCTGACAAAGGTTATGTACGCGCAAAAACGTAAAGGTGATACAAGCACAATATTCCTTCTTAAAGACTTCTTAAAAGGAAAATGCAATTAAATATCCGTTTGCCGAGGCGAGAACACCGATCACCGTCTCTACTATACTGAGCTATCTTCGTTTTGGTTTAGTGACCCGGTACCATTGACTGCAAAAAACGAACTGAAACTAAACTACCTATTTTAAACCATGAATCATTCGTTAGAAAACACAACAAATCTGTCATTTAAAGATAACTGCTCTCTCTCATTGCCTCAAGGTATTGTACTGATTGCAGTCAATGGTTTAATCTGTGTTCTTGGTACAATAGGCAACTTGATGGTTTGCGTGGCTGTTCTTGCAGATCACCGTCTGCGTCGAAGCTCTAACTACCTACTTTTCAGCTTAGCAATTGCAGATTTAATTGTTACAACTACGTGCGAGCCACTCCTTTTGGTAAACCTGGGGAGCAGAACGTTCCTTCAAGACTGTGCATCGCGTCATCTGGAGATCGCCTTCAGTATTTCAGCCAGTATTTCATGCTTTGTGTCGGTTTTGCACCTGGCGGCCGTCAGCGTTGACCGTTTCATCGCTGTGTGCTTCTCTTTACGCCACAGAACTTTAATGAACAATTGTGGAATGCGTACCATCACGATGCTCTTCGTGTCATGGACAATCCCTCTTTTATCTCCTATACTACGCATCGCACTTCCACCGTCGTTTCCTTCAGCCATGGTGGCATTCTGGTCGTTTGCCTTGGGTTATGgcataattattttctcttaCCTAATGATcgttgcatttttgttttacgtaaaAGCGGAAACAAGAAAAATCAGAGTTCAGCCACGATCGCGAGATAAAAATTGGTGGAGAGAAGTGCGAGTTGCTTGCACGTTAGCCATGGTCACTGGTGTATTCACGGTGTGCTGGGTGCCCTTGATGACTGCTTTGTTTGCCCCGGACAAGCCACTCTTTAAAATAAACGGGCCTGTTCATATGTGGCTTCGTACTCTAGCTTTGTCTAACTCGGTTAT
Above is a window of Montipora capricornis isolate CH-2021 chromosome 6, ASM3666992v2, whole genome shotgun sequence DNA encoding:
- the LOC138054676 gene encoding adenosine receptor A2b-like; translated protein: MNHSLENTTNLSFKDNCSLSLPQGIVLIAVNGLICVLGTIGNLMVCVAVLADHRLRRSSNYLLFSLAIADLIVTTTCEPLLLVNLGSRTFLQDCASRHLEIAFSISASISCFVSVLHLAAVSVDRFIAVCFSLRHRTLMNNCGMRTITMLFVSWTIPLLSPILRIALPPSFPSAMVAFWSFALGYGIIIFSYLMIVAFLFYVKAETRKIRVQPRSRDKNWWREVRVACTLAMVTGVFTVCWVPLMTALFAPDKPLFKINGPVHMWLRTLALSNSVMNFVIYTVKMPDFRNAYGKICKCEKMCSS